From Hartmannibacter diazotrophicus, a single genomic window includes:
- a CDS encoding phage tail protein I — translation MPDPIIDAQVTAAAAVAEALLPISAMPLEKAILAAELARLGTYTPETIATIWNPATCPAVLLPWLAWAVSVDVWDAAWPESIQRAVIAAAPGVHRIKGARKALTSALAAMTVDCQITEWWQREPVGRRGTFDVIAFARTSLYDDARLLDAKTIAAIDQTIRRAKPKSRVYTLAVGALAAGSIGVSGTATAELRGRVDARAGFRPKRTITLGLAATGTAQIHVRLDMRAT, via the coding sequence ATGCCCGATCCGATCATTGATGCGCAGGTGACGGCTGCAGCGGCCGTCGCCGAAGCGCTGCTGCCGATCAGCGCGATGCCGCTTGAAAAGGCGATCCTTGCCGCCGAACTCGCCCGGCTTGGCACCTACACGCCCGAGACGATCGCGACGATCTGGAATCCGGCGACCTGTCCGGCCGTGCTGCTGCCCTGGCTTGCCTGGGCGGTCAGCGTCGACGTCTGGGATGCGGCCTGGCCGGAGAGCATCCAGCGCGCGGTGATCGCCGCGGCGCCGGGTGTGCATCGGATCAAGGGCGCCCGCAAGGCGCTCACGAGTGCGCTCGCCGCGATGACCGTCGACTGCCAGATCACCGAATGGTGGCAGCGCGAGCCCGTCGGCCGGCGCGGCACCTTCGACGTGATCGCCTTCGCCCGCACTAGCCTCTACGACGACGCCCGCCTGCTCGATGCCAAGACCATCGCCGCGATCGACCAGACGATCCGGCGCGCCAAGCCGAAGAGCCGCGTCTACACGCTGGCGGTCGGCGCGCTCGCCGCGGGCTCGATCGGCGTCTCCGGGACGGCCACCGCCGAACTGAGGGGGCGGGTCGACGCCCGCGCCGGCTTCCGTCCGAAGCGCACCATCACCCTCGGGCTCGCCGCCACCGGCACAGCCCAGATCCACGTCCGACTTGACATGAGGGCCACATGA
- a CDS encoding baseplate assembly protein — protein sequence MTRFVAPDLSALGGLPLTETGFAALEASRSAYLKAALALYGIDYDVEALETDPLRIAFSEGGAYQEQLVDQRINEAMSALSLATATGAALDHIAATYYGISRQSTTDGDGLVTFESDARFRARIALAPEAFSTAGPEGAYDFHALELDGLPDLSDVATYSEEDGATYSDAVLFADAYSRGQRTTAFAGRANGDPVLAPEVLLVVLPGTDYGAADQALIDRVYDAVTSEEVRPIGDNVRIEAAEVVDYTVEMTVAYAAGADPAPMIAEVEAKIAAYAAKRRRVGFTAERLGLGGCGYVSGVEAVTLTSPAADVGGGSKQAPNCTAITVTAVQAAGTWA from the coding sequence ATGACGCGCTTTGTTGCCCCGGACCTTTCCGCCCTCGGCGGCCTGCCGCTGACCGAGACGGGCTTTGCCGCACTCGAGGCGAGCCGCAGCGCCTACCTCAAGGCGGCGCTGGCCCTCTACGGCATCGACTACGATGTCGAGGCACTTGAGACCGACCCGCTGCGGATCGCCTTCTCCGAGGGCGGCGCCTACCAGGAGCAGCTTGTCGACCAGCGCATCAACGAGGCGATGTCGGCGCTCTCGCTGGCGACCGCAACGGGCGCCGCGCTCGACCATATCGCGGCGACCTATTACGGCATCTCGCGCCAGTCGACGACGGACGGCGACGGGCTCGTCACCTTCGAGAGCGATGCCCGCTTCCGCGCCCGCATCGCCCTCGCACCGGAGGCCTTCTCGACCGCCGGTCCCGAAGGCGCCTATGACTTCCACGCCCTCGAACTCGACGGCTTGCCGGACCTTTCCGACGTTGCGACCTATTCTGAAGAAGACGGCGCAACCTATTCCGATGCCGTGCTGTTCGCCGATGCCTACTCGCGCGGCCAGCGGACAACGGCCTTTGCCGGTCGGGCGAACGGCGACCCGGTGCTGGCGCCGGAAGTCCTGCTCGTCGTCCTGCCTGGGACCGACTACGGCGCCGCCGACCAGGCGCTGATCGACCGGGTCTACGATGCGGTGACCTCCGAAGAGGTTCGCCCGATCGGGGACAACGTGCGGATCGAGGCGGCCGAGGTCGTCGACTATACGGTCGAGATGACCGTGGCCTATGCGGCCGGCGCCGATCCCGCACCGATGATCGCTGAGGTCGAGGCCAAGATCGCCGCCTACGCCGCCAAGCGCCGCCGTGTCGGCTTCACGGCCGAGCGGCTCGGGCTCGGCGGCTGCGGCTATGTCTCCGGCGTCGAGGCGGTGACCCTGACGAGCCCGGCGGCCGACGTCGGCGGCGGGTCCAAGCAGGCCCCGAACTGCACCGCGATCACCGTGACGGCCGTCCAGGCCGCGGGCACCTGGGCCTGA
- a CDS encoding phage baseplate assembly protein V produces the protein MIEAIIDMRTDIEMLKTAFGNAMKVGTVAVVDAEQGYRIRYGEDDEGEPYLSPFLPHPESGGATSTWAPLSVGQVVGVVSPNGDPRQGVLLRGGFGGDNAAPSSDLEAHVVEAFGVRMTMKGGKLTIDGDVTINGSVAAVGASVTHNDTNIGDSHVHGGIAIGVNDTQTPH, from the coding sequence ATGATCGAAGCCATCATCGACATGCGAACCGATATCGAGATGCTGAAGACCGCCTTCGGCAACGCGATGAAGGTCGGCACGGTTGCCGTCGTCGACGCCGAGCAGGGCTATCGCATCCGCTATGGCGAGGACGACGAAGGCGAGCCCTATCTCTCGCCCTTCCTGCCGCATCCCGAATCCGGCGGGGCGACCTCGACCTGGGCGCCGCTCTCGGTCGGCCAGGTCGTCGGCGTCGTCTCGCCGAACGGCGACCCGCGCCAGGGCGTCCTCCTGCGCGGCGGCTTCGGCGGCGACAACGCGGCGCCGTCGAGCGATCTGGAAGCCCATGTCGTTGAGGCCTTCGGCGTCCGGATGACCATGAAGGGCGGCAAGCTGACGATTGACGGCGACGTGACGATCAACGGCTCGGTCGCGGCCGTCGGCGCGAGCGTGACGCACAACGACACCAACATCGGCGACAGCCACGTCCATGGCGGCATCGCGATCGGCGTCAACGACACCCAGACGCCGCACTGA
- a CDS encoding GPW/gp25 family protein, which yields MAGFDRRTGQMIGNLEHAYQGVEVIMTTRIAERLMLREFGGGVAELLGRAVTPSLFLVWRQLIATAIDLWEPRFRVRSVTVSSSAGEARLGTIALSIFADYRPYAHLPKTDSRYSLKVDRTVTFGVGIASGNVTVGTMV from the coding sequence ATGGCGGGCTTCGACCGGCGCACCGGCCAGATGATCGGCAACCTTGAGCATGCCTACCAGGGCGTCGAGGTGATCATGACGACGCGGATCGCCGAGCGCCTCATGCTGCGCGAGTTCGGGGGCGGCGTTGCCGAACTGCTCGGCCGTGCCGTGACGCCGTCCCTCTTCCTTGTCTGGCGCCAGCTTATCGCGACGGCGATCGACCTTTGGGAGCCGCGCTTCCGGGTGCGGTCCGTCACGGTGTCGTCGAGCGCCGGCGAGGCCCGGCTCGGCACGATCGCGCTTTCGATCTTCGCCGACTATCGCCCCTATGCCCACCTGCCGAAGACAGACAGCCGCTATTCGCTGAAGGTGGACCGCACGGTCACCTTCGGCGTCGGCATCGCGTCCGGCAATGTCACCGTCGGGACCATGGTATGA
- a CDS encoding phage tail protein: protein MTAAALQMTITTAGLAAVIAAQGDGLQATITEIAVGKGIASAGGFVGYEPAETATALVSETARVPLISGQVLADEGFRVQAQVPATEDVYTIREIGVFLSDGTLLAVWSDPTRLVAATSPLADINFAVDLHLEALPLDALAITVLEPDIPDLTAVLAELLAAATRNHIANIDLDQRCRAAGI, encoded by the coding sequence ATGACTGCCGCCGCGCTGCAAATGACCATCACGACGGCGGGGCTTGCCGCCGTCATCGCCGCCCAGGGCGACGGGCTCCAGGCGACGATCACCGAGATCGCCGTCGGCAAGGGCATCGCCTCGGCTGGCGGCTTCGTCGGATACGAGCCCGCCGAGACGGCTACCGCACTCGTCTCGGAAACCGCTCGCGTGCCGCTCATCTCCGGTCAGGTGCTCGCCGACGAAGGATTCCGGGTCCAGGCGCAGGTGCCTGCGACCGAAGACGTCTACACGATCCGCGAGATCGGCGTCTTCCTGAGTGACGGCACGCTGCTCGCGGTCTGGTCGGACCCGACCCGCCTTGTCGCCGCGACCAGCCCGCTCGCCGACATCAACTTTGCGGTCGACCTGCATCTGGAAGCCCTGCCGCTGGACGCACTGGCGATCACCGTCCTGGAGCCGGACATCCCGGACCTGACGGCGGTGCTCGCTGAACTGCTGGCTGCTGCGACCCGAAATCACATCGCCAACATTGACCTTGACCAGCGCTGCCGCGCGGCGGGGATTTAA
- a CDS encoding phage tail sheath family protein codes for MTTPTFGMTFTRPDGEVTSVLDPDFSKALIIESSEDADAAKYPVGTPVRISTSDTDAVGKLGTGYLADAVSGINAQLVGLNAGADVIILRVAEGADVQETSANIVAALATVGTIPSIVNATPRLIYAGRTDWQADAQTANPVVAALPAACETLLAIAVVDVDDTSAATAIAARETMSSQRLMPVGVAARVYEGVNLVTRPMAPRILGLFMAVDNNMAGIPSDPIANRAIQGLAGLSRKIPFSLLDGSTEGQQMLAANVSIVVQGETGVDGAASDGGFSFIGTDNADTGTTWEQIHQVRMADFVTAKMAGITRDFLGQKITADMVEAWLNSLKSPLRDYKADNALLGYDVKFLPSQNSAADIRLGTLQVNLGIEPCPAFKLAKHEIRRYAPAVDALVAEIVANFN; via the coding sequence ATGACCACACCCACTTTCGGGATGACCTTCACCCGGCCGGACGGCGAGGTGACATCGGTCCTCGATCCGGACTTCTCCAAGGCGCTGATCATCGAATCCTCGGAGGATGCCGATGCGGCCAAGTATCCGGTCGGGACGCCGGTGCGCATCTCGACCAGCGACACCGATGCGGTCGGCAAGCTCGGGACCGGCTATCTCGCCGACGCGGTCTCCGGCATCAACGCCCAGCTTGTCGGCCTCAATGCCGGCGCCGATGTGATCATCCTGCGCGTTGCCGAGGGCGCGGACGTCCAGGAGACGTCGGCCAATATCGTCGCGGCACTCGCGACGGTCGGCACCATTCCGAGCATCGTCAACGCGACGCCGCGGCTGATCTATGCGGGACGCACCGACTGGCAGGCCGATGCGCAGACCGCCAACCCGGTCGTTGCCGCGTTGCCTGCGGCCTGCGAGACGCTGCTCGCCATCGCGGTCGTCGATGTCGACGACACCAGCGCGGCAACCGCGATCGCCGCCCGCGAGACCATGTCCTCGCAGCGGCTCATGCCGGTCGGCGTCGCGGCCCGGGTCTACGAGGGCGTCAACCTCGTCACCCGGCCGATGGCGCCGCGCATCCTCGGCCTCTTCATGGCGGTCGACAACAACATGGCCGGCATTCCATCGGACCCGATCGCCAACCGGGCGATCCAGGGCCTTGCCGGGTTGTCGCGCAAAATTCCCTTCTCGCTGCTCGACGGCTCGACCGAGGGCCAGCAGATGCTGGCGGCCAACGTCTCGATCGTGGTGCAGGGCGAGACGGGCGTCGACGGCGCGGCCTCCGATGGCGGCTTCAGCTTCATCGGCACCGACAATGCCGACACGGGCACGACCTGGGAGCAGATCCACCAGGTGCGCATGGCCGACTTCGTGACCGCGAAGATGGCCGGCATCACCCGCGACTTTCTCGGCCAGAAGATCACGGCCGACATGGTCGAGGCCTGGCTCAACAGCCTCAAGTCGCCGCTGCGCGACTACAAGGCCGACAACGCGCTCCTCGGCTACGACGTCAAGTTCCTGCCCTCGCAGAACTCGGCCGCCGACATCCGGCTCGGCACCCTGCAGGTCAACCTCGGCATCGAGCCGTGCCCGGCCTTCAAGCTCGCCAAGCACGAGATCA